ATCAGCATGCCGGTCAGGCGCTCTCTGAGAGGGTTGGCCGAAACCGCGGCCTCCAGCTGCGGCACGGCGGCGTCGTGGGCCCCAAGGTCGAGTTCGGCCTGGAACCGGTCTTCCTGGGCGACCAGGCGGAGCTCGTCCAGCCGGGCGGCTTCGGCCTGGGCGAAGGATTCGAATGCGAAGTCCGCCAGCGCGGACCCCCTCCAGAGGGCCAGGGCCTCGTCGAGAAGAAGCCGAGCGGCCGCCGGGTCGTCCGCAAGGAGGCTGCGGCCTTCGGCGGCCAGGGCTTCGAAGCGGGTGGAGTCGAGGGTGCCGTCGGGGACCCTGAGAACATAACCCGGGCTCTGGGTGACCAGGACTTTGGGAGGCTCGCGGGGTGTGCGGTTGGGCTCGAGGACCCGGCGGAGGTTCGATACGTAGGCCTGAAGGGTGCCGATGGCCTGGGCCGGCGGCTCCTCTCCCCACAGCTCGTCGATCAGCCTGTCGAGGGAAACCACACGGTTGGCCTCGATCGTGAGGGCGGCCAGCACCGCTCGCTGTTTGCGGGGGCCCAGGTCGACCGATTTGCCGTCGAGGAGAACCTCGAAGGGCCCGAGGACGCCGATCTGGATCATCGGAAGTGCTCCGCGCGCCGCTCACGGGGTTCAGGACGTACTCGGTTCACCTTCAGCCGAACGAGCGCGCGCACCCGGAAATTGTAGCGGTTTGCGCCCCCGGCTTGGAGGTCCGAGTTGCGTGCTGTCAGCCCGCCTTTTTGAGCTCGGGCACGAGCGGCGGCGCTTCCAACGGAACGATCACTACCGTTGAGTCCTGCCGCGGGACCAGGGGCTCGTTGTCGGCAAAGGGCTCACCCCACAGCCGCTCCTCCCCGAGTCCCGCCATGAAGTCGTGAAACAAAAGCACCCCCAGCAGAGCCACCGGCAGTGCCATCACAAACTGAATCCAGCTCACCTCGTCCCCCTTGTTCAGCTCAAAGTGAAAGTTCAAGCCAGTCGCCCCCGGCGACCGCCTTGCGAAAACCTGCCGCCCACAGCTCCCCGATCTCCTCGATCTCCGAAGGGGTTGCCACCAGCAGGCTCTTCGCGCCGGCCGCCCGAAGACGATCGGCAATTCCGGTGATCAGCCGGCCGGTGACCAACCGGCCCGGAAAGGCCCGATTGACCGAGAACCGGTGCAGCTCCACCGTCTGTTGGTCAACGTCGACCGTTAGCGCCGCCCCGACCGGAGCGCAGGTGCTGCCTTCGGCGACGTCCACCAGCTCGAACAACCGGACGCCGCATCGGCCCTCGTTCCAGACCACGGAGTCGTAGCTGCAGAACAGCAGCTTCAGCGAGGAGCCTGCGGCGTCCCCCAGGTCGACCTGCCTGAGAAGCAGGGGAGGGACCACCGGCGTTTTCTCGGATTCCACAGTCTTTTTCATGGTCCAAGTATCGGAAGAGGTCCTAGGAGATCGCTAGGACGATTGGCCGGTCGCGTCCTAGCCGGCTCCAAAGGCCTGGGTGAGGCCGGGTACCGCCCCCGAGTGGTTGCAGCAAACAATGGTTCCGACAGAGAATCATTCTGGTAGTGGCATGATGTAGGGATGAAGAACTCTTCCAAGCCCGACCGCCGCATCGTCCCGGGTCCGGCGTTTCTCATGTCGCAGGTCGGGATGCACTCTTCGCAGCTGTGGCGGGGGCGGATGGCGGAGCTGGGACTGGATCCCCGGCACGTCGTGCTGCTCAGGCTGGTCGGGGCGGAGGAGGGTCGTTCGCAGCTCGCTCTCGGAAAGCAGATGCGGCTGCCCCCCAGCCGGATGGTGGCGTTCGTGGACGAGCTGGAGGACCTCGGCATGCTGGAACGCCGCCCCAACCCGGCCGACCGGCGGATGAGGGCGCTTTACCTGACCGACAAGGGGAGGCAGACGCTCGAGGTAGTCATGGAGGTCTCCGCCGCCCACGAAAAGGAGTTGACGAAGGGGTTGTCAAAGCCTGAGGTGGCGGAGTTGATCCGCCTTCTGGGCCGGGTGGCCGGGGAGCAGGGCCTGGCGCCGGGCGTCCACCCCGGTGTGGCGATGCCGAAAGGGCCGAAAGAGGTCTAAAGCAGCCGTACCGGCGGCCCGATCG
The DNA window shown above is from Actinomycetota bacterium and carries:
- a CDS encoding MarR family winged helix-turn-helix transcriptional regulator; translated protein: MKNSSKPDRRIVPGPAFLMSQVGMHSSQLWRGRMAELGLDPRHVVLLRLVGAEEGRSQLALGKQMRLPPSRMVAFVDELEDLGMLERRPNPADRRMRALYLTDKGRQTLEVVMEVSAAHEKELTKGLSKPEVAELIRLLGRVAGEQGLAPGVHPGVAMPKGPKEV